Proteins from one Gossypium raimondii isolate GPD5lz chromosome 8, ASM2569854v1, whole genome shotgun sequence genomic window:
- the LOC105790480 gene encoding protein SPIRRIG — MKWISLLKDIKEKVGLTQAPAASAAATASSSSSSSSSSNRDARASYLFDYIPSPSRDKHELEVDFKRFWEEFRSSNSEKEKETALNLTVDAFCRLVKQHASVAQLVTQLVETHIFSFVVGRAFVTDIEKLKISSKTRSLDIPKVLQFFSEINKGGFCPGSNLLAVVEFLVSGPTDKQSLLDSGIFCCLIHILNALLSPDEANQGRKITDSEESMLAGKDSVADVGPARRLEVEGSVVHVMKALASHPSAAQSLIEDDSLMLLFQMVASGSVTVFSRYKEGLVSLHTIQLHRHAMQILGLLLANDNGNTAKYIHKHHLIKVLLMAVKDFNPDCGDPAYTVGIVDLLLQCVELSYRPEAGGIRLREDIHNAHGYHFFVQFALVLSSMPQNQGIESIHLEHQDDEDSSANSAQAFDVVQENDFRGKENPSSEHLSPTLSRLLDVLVSLAQTGPAEDKDFKYSHTKASGHSRSRTPSIDRLGDEIWELGNNKVKDLEAIQMLQDLFLKADSRDLQAEVLNRMFKIFSSHLENYMLCQQLRTVPLFILNMAGFPYSLQEIILKILEYAVTVVNCIPEQELLSLCCLLQQPITSELKLTILSFFVKLLSFDQQYKRVLREVGVLEVLLDDLGHHKFLLGPDQHGGHDGPLERKSLKKNLDNKDVIIASPKLMESNSEKFRIFEVDSTVTVAWDCMVSLLKKAEANQASFRSSNGVTIILPFLVSNIHRPGVLRTLSCLITEDTMQEHPEELGVLVEVLKSGMVTSVSGYPYKLPSDAKCDVMGALWRILGVNNAAQRVFGDATAFSLLLTTLHSFQGDERLSEESSLLVYIKLFTYLLRLMTAGVCGNAINRTKLHAIISSHTFYDLLSESGLLCADHEKQVIHLLLELALEIVLPPFMTSEGVMSADVAGNDSTGFLFTTPSGLVNLDKGRVYNAGAVKVLIRSLLLFTSKVQLEVLDLIGKLAHSGPFNQENLTSAGCVELLLEMIHSFLSSSSPLLSCALKIVEVLGAYRLSTSELRALVRCILQMRRMKCGLAIIDMMERLILMEDMALENVSLAPFVEMDMSKVGHASVQVSLGERSWPPTAGYSFVCWFQFQNFLRKQAKETDPAKVGSSKRKSGSNRQHHNQHNLQIFSVSALNDENTFFAELYLQEDGVLTLSTSNSCSLSFSGLELEEGRWHHLAVVHSKPNALAGLFQASVAYVYLDGKLRHTGKLGYSPSPIGKPLLATIGTLVTCARDSDLTWRLRSCYLFDEVLMPGAICFMYILGRAYRGLFHDADILRFVPNQACGGGSMAILDSLDTDLSLTLGTQKIDGTSKQGDSKADGSGIVWNLDRIRNLSFQLYGKKLIFAFDGTYTEAVQSSGTSFMINLVDPQSTAASPIGGIPRFGHLHGDIYICRQCVIGDTIRPIGGMAVILALVQAADTRDMLHMALSLLACALHHNPQNVRDMQTHRGYHLLALFLHRRMSLFDMQCLEIFFQIAACEASFSEPKKLERTQTFTSPTATIHETSFEDLNFSKFQDETSSVGSHVEMDYFTAPKDSFSHISELENPDIPEETSNCIVLSNADMVEHILLDWTLWVTAQVSIQIALLNFLEHLVSMHWYRNHNLTVLRRINLVQHLLATLQRGDVEVPVLEKLVSLLGVILEDGFLPSELENVVRFVIMTFDPPELKPQHQIMRESMGKHVIVRNMLLEMLIDLQVTIKSEEMLEQWHRIVSSKIITYFLDGAVHPTSMRWIMTLLGVCLASSPTFVLKFRTSGGYQGLMHVLPSVYDCPDIYYILFCLIFGKPVYPRLPEVRMLDFHALMPSDVGHVELKFVEVLESIIAMAKSTFDRLSWQSILASQTGNLSQLVAELVEENADTAGELQGEALMHKTYAARLMAGEASAPATATSVLRFLVDLAKMCPTFSAVCRRAEFLESCVDLYFSCVRSVHAVKMARELSAKTEEKILNDCDDDISQNTFSSFVAEQEQPAKTTISAGSFPQAQVSSISEEMPISSNIPAEYKEVMKPSTSQKELEKSFQEDVQVIQGADGDSADQVSAASSTNEFGFNGIKDNLAIQPPDSQGSVSLAIPDSPSLSEKSNSKISLTPSSSPVISATSWSSANHSESKNPIIAAPSMESSMSFSASDQSSDLKAGSGPTSANTTFSVSSKLLLEVDDSSYSGGPCSAGASAMLDFMAEVLADFLTEQIKAAQVVESLLEMVPLYVEAESVLVFQGLFLGRLMNFVERRLLRDDEEDEKKLDKTKWSSNLDALCSMIVDRVYMGAFPQPGSVLKTLEFLLSMLQLANKDGRVEEAAPSGKGLLSITRGSRQLDAYVHSILKNTNRMILYCFLPSFLVTIGEDDLLSSLGLLMEPKKPTPTSSSQEDSGIDICYVLQLLVAHRQVIFCPSNLDPELNSCLCVNLISLLCDQRQNVQNMAIDVVKYLLVHRKASLEDLLVSKPNQGQHLDVLHGGFDKLLTGSLSAFFDWFQSSEHIVNKVVEQSAAIMWMQHIAVSAKFPGIRIKGIEGRRKREMGRRSRDTSRLDLKHREQVNDRRYALEVVRDTMSTELRVVRQEKYGWVLHAESEWQTHLQQLVHERGIFPIHKSAVPEEPEWQLCPIEGPYRMRKKLERCRINSIQNVLDGQLELAEAELSKGKHEDGPYDSDSEAIFNPLDDSSKQNGVDTELYDEPLYKEAGDAKDVTSVRNDWIDDTASSVNEASLHSAVEFGGKSSAVSVPLSESIPGKSEYGSPMQFIKTDEVKATEDKSDKELHDNGEYLVRPYLEPREKIRFRYNCERVVGLDKHDGIFLIGELCLYVIENFYIDDSACICEKEFEDDLSVIDRALGVTKDSMTFQSKSTSSWATAPKTLVGGRAWAYNGGAWGKEKVSSSGNLPHPWRMWKLDNVHELLKRDYQLRPVAVELFSMDGCNDLLVFHKRERDEVFKNLVGMNLPRNSMLDTTISGSTKQESNEGSVIFKIMANSFSKRWQNGEITNFQYLMHLNTLAGRGYSDLTQYPVFPWVLADYESENLDLSDPKTFRKLDKPMGCQTPEGEQEFKKRYEGWDDPEVPKFHYGSHYSSAGIVLYFLIRLPPFSAENQKLQGGQFDHADRLFNSIRETWLSASGKGNTSDVKELIPEFYYMPEFLENRCSFDLGEKQSGEKVGNVLLPPWANGSAREFIRRHREALESDFVSENLHHWIDLIFGYKQRGKAAEQAVNVFYHYTYEGSVDIDAITDPLMKASILAQINHFGQTPKQLFLKPHAKRRSDRKLPPHPLKHSTLLVAHEIRKSSSSITQIANFHEKILVAGANTLLKPRTFTKYVAWGFPDRSLRFISYDQDRLLSTHENLHWGNQIRCAGVSHDGQILVTGADDGSVSVWRISTEGPRASIRLLLENVLCAHTAKITRLHVSQPYMLIVSGSDDCTVIIWDLSSFGFIRQLPNFPVPVSAVHVNDLTGEILTAAGILFAVWSINGDCLAVINTSQLPSDTIHCVTSCTFSDWLDTNWYVTGHQSGAVKVWHMVHHTEQGNTEGKSASSGAGVLDLCKPPEYRLVLHKVLKSHSHPVTALHVTSDLKQLLSGDSNGHLLSWTLPDMHLKSFKNLG; from the exons ATCAAAGTTCTTCTAATGGCTGTGAAAGATTTTAATCCAGATTGTGGGGACCCTGCCTATACTGTTGGGATTGTGGACTTGTTACTTCAATGTGTGGAATTGTCCTATAGACCAG AGGCTGGTGGTATCAGGCTTAGGGAAGATATACATAATGCCCATGGTTATCACTTCTTTGTTCAATTTGCTCTAGTTCTGTCCTCAATGCCACAAAATCAAGGCATTGAATCTATTCATTTGGAGCATCAGGATGACGAAGATAGTAGTGCAAATAGTGCTCAAGCTTTTGATGTTGTACAAGAAAACGATTTCAGGGGAAAAGAGAACCCATCTTCTGAACATCTCTCTCCCACTTTGAGTAGGCTACTTGACGTTCTTGTTAGCCTAGCTCAAACAGGTCCTGCTGAAGacaaagattttaaatattctcaCACCAAGGCCAGTGGCCATAGCAGAAGCCGAACACCATCTATTGACAGGCTTGGTGATGAAATTTGGGAACTGggaaataataaagttaaagACCTTGAAGCTATTCAGATGTTGCAGGACCTTTTTCTCAAAGCAGACAGCAGGGATCTGCAGGCAGAAGTGCTAAACagaatgtttaaaatattttcaagtcaTCTTGAAAACTATATGTTGTGCCAGCAACTGAGGACTGTTCCTCTCTTTATCTTAAATATGGCTGGATTTCCTTATTCTTTGCAAgagataattttgaaaattcttgaATATGCTGTGACTGTGGTAAATTGTATTCCTGAGCAAGAACTGCTGTCTCTATGTTGCTTATTACAGCAACCAATCACATCAGAATTAAAGCTCACgatcctttctttttttgtaaagCTCCTGTCCTTTGATCAACAATACAAGAGAGTCCTACGAGAAGTAGGTGTCTTGGAGGTGCTGTTAGATGACTTGGGGCACCATAAGTTTCTTTTGGGTCCAGACCAACATGGAGGTCATGATGGCCCGTTGGAGAGGAAATCTCTCAAGAAAAACTTGGACAATAAGGATGTTATTATTGCTTCACCAAAGCTTATGGAATCTAATTCAGAGAAATTTCGTATTTTTGAAGTTGACAGTACAGTTACTGTTGCCTGGGATTGCATGGTTTCATTACTAAAGAAAGCTGAAGCCAACCAAGCTTCATTCCGATCTTCAAATGGTGTGACCATTATTCTTCCCTTCCTGGTCTCCAATATTCATCGTCCTGGGGTCCTCCGGACATTGTCATGTTTGATCACTGAAGATACCATGCAG GAACATCCCGAAGAATTAGGAGTACTTGTTGAAGTTTTGAAGAGTGGAATGGTTACAAGTGTTTCAGGATACCCGTACAAGCTTCCAAGTGATGCAAAATGTGATGTGATGGGAGCCTTGTGGCGCATTTTGGGAGTAAATAATGCAGCACAGAGAGTCTTTGGTGATGCCACTGCATTTTCTCTTCTGCTGACCACCCTTCATAGTTTTCAGGGTGATGAAAGACTCTCAGAAGAATCTTCTTTATTAGTTTACATCAAACTGTTCACGTATTTATTGCGCCTTATGACAGCTGGGGTGTGTGGTAATGCCATTAATAGGACAAAATTGCATGCTATTATATCATCACATACATTTTATGATCTTCTCTCTGAATCTGGCTTGCTGTGTGCGGATCATGAGAAGCAAGTGATACATTTATTGTTGGAACTTGCTCTTGAAATTGTTCTTCCACCTTTCATGACATCAGAGGGTGTCATGTCAGCAGATGTGGCTGGGAATGATTCTACTGGTTTTCTTTTTACCACTCCGTCTGGCTTGGTTAATCTTGATAAAGGAAGAGTATACAATGCTGGTGCTGTTAAAGTTCTGATTCGTTCACTGTTGCTTTTTACTTCTAAGGTGCAGTTAGAAGTGCTGGACCTCATAGGGAAGCTTGCTCATTCTGGTCCCTTCAATCAGGAGAATCTCACTTCTGCTG GTTGTGTTGAACTTCTACTGGAGATGATTCACTCCTTCCTTTCAAGTTCATCACCGCTACTCTCTTGTGCTTTGAAGATTGTAGAGGTTTTGGGGGCATATAG ATTGTCCACATCTGAACTCCGAGCACTTGTGAGATGTATTCTGCAAATGAGGCGGATGAAATGTGGTCTTGCAATTATTGATATGATGGAGAGGTTAATTCTCATGGAAGATATGGCCTTGGAAAATGTTTCTTTGGCTCCATTTGTTGAGATGGACATGAGCAAGGTAGGGCATGCTTCTGTTCAGGTGTCTCTGGGAGAAAGATCTTGGCCTCCCACTGCTGGTTATTCATTTGTTTGTTGGTTTCAGTTTCAAAACTTTTTGAGAAAACAAGCAAAAGAAACTGATCCTGCCAAAGTTGGTTCTTCAAAGAGGAAAAGTGGCTCAAATAGGCAGCATCATAACCAACATAATCTCCAGATATTTTCTGTTAGTGCATTAAATGATGAGAATACATTCTTTGCGGAGCTTTATCTCCAAGAGGATGGTGTTCTTACCCTCTCTACCAGCAATTCTTGCTCTTTGTCATTTTCTGGATTAGAACTGGAAGAAGGTCGGTGGCATCACCTTGCCGTTGTTCATAGCAAACCAAATGCTCTTGCTGGACTATTCCAAGCTAGTGTTGCTTATGTTTATCTTGATGGGAAACTCAGGCACACGGGAAAATTAGGATATTCACCCTCTCCCATCGGAAAACCTTTGCTGGCAACTATTGGAACGCTAGTTACTTGTGCAAGGGATAGTGACTTGACATGGAGACTCCGCTCTTGCTATCTTTTTGATGAAGTGCTAATGCCAGGTGCTATTTGTTTCATGTACATCCTTGGTAGAGCATATAGAGGGCTTTTCCATGATGCAGATATTCTTCGTTTTGTCCCCAACCAGGCTTGTGGTGGTGGTAGCATGGCTATTTTAGATTCATTAGATACCGACTTGTCTTTAACTCTTGGCACACAGAAGATTGACGGTACAAGTAAGCAGGGCGACTCTAAGGCTGATGGAAGTGGGATTGTTTGGAATTTGGACAGAATACGAAACCTTTCGTTTCAGCTGTATGGTAAAAAACTCATATTTGCATTTGATGGAACATATACTGAGGCTGTTCAATCATCTGGGACATCTTTCATGATCAATCTGGTTGATCCCCAGTCAACTGCTGCTTCTCCCATTGGAG GTATACCACGTTTTGGGCATCTTCACGGGGATATTTATATTTGTAGGCAATGTGTGATTGGTGATACGATCCGCCCTATTGGTGGGATGGCTGTCATTTTGGCCCTAGTTCAGGCTGCTGACACCAGGGATATGCTCCATATGGCCCTTTCATTGCTTGCCTGTGCACTTCATCACAATCCTCAAAATGTAAGAGACATGCAAACACACAGGGGATACCATTTACTAGCTCTATTCCTGCACCGAAGGATGTCATTATTTGATATGCAGTGTCTTGAGATATTTTTCCAGATTGCTGCTTGTGAAGCTTCGTTTTCTGAACCAAAAAAATTGGAACGTACTCAAACTTTTACATCACCTACTGCAACTATCCATGAAACTAGCTTTGAGGATCTTAATTTCTCAAAGTTCCAGGATGAAACATCTTCAGTTGGATCTCATGTTGAGATGGATTATTTCACTGCCCCAAAAGATTCATTCAGTCATATTTCAGAGCTGGAAAATCCTGATATCCCAGAGGAAACTTCAAACTGCATTGTCTTGTCAAATGCAGATATGGTAGAACATATTTTGTTGGACTGGACACTGTGGGTAACTGCCCAGGTTTCCATTCAAATTGCACTGTTAAATTTTCTAGAGCATCTTGTGTCTATGCATTGGTACAGGAATCACAACCTTACAGTTCTTCGCCGAATCAACCTTGTTCAACATTTACTGGCAACTTTGCAGCGTGGTGATGTTGAAGTACctgttttggaaaaattagtTTCACTCCTTGGGGTCATACTGGAAGATGGGTTCCTGCCTTCTGAACTAGAAAATGTTGTTAGGTTTGTTATTATGACATTTGATCCACCTGAGCTGAAACCGCAGCATCAAATAATGCGAGAGTCTATGGGAAAGCATGTGATCGTTAGGAATATGCTTTTGGAGATGCTTATTGATCTTCAAGTAACCATCAAATCAGAAGAGATGCTTGAACAGTGGCATAGAATTGtctcctctaaaataataacatattttcttGATGGAGCTGTTCATCCTACAAGTATGAGATGGATTATGACTCTTCTTGGTGTGTGTCTGGCTTCTTCTCCCACTTTCGTTCTTAAATTTCGCACAAGTGGAGGTTATCAAGGTCTGATGCATGTGCTTCCAAGTGTATATGATTGCCctgatatatattatatcttgTTCTGCCTCATATTTGGGAAGCCTGTTTATCCAAGATTGCCAGAAGTCCGTATGCTGGATTTTCATGCGCTAATGCCAAGTGATGTAGGCCATGTGGAGTTGAAATTTGTGGAAGTATTGGAATCTATAATTGCTATGGCAAAATCCACCTTTGATAGGCTGAGCTGGCAGTCAATACTTGCCAGCCAAACTGGAAATCTTTCCCAACTTGTTGCGGAACTGGTGGAGGAAAATGCAGACACGGCCGGGGAGTTGCAGGGTGAAGCTCTCATGCACAAGACATATGCAGCACGTTTAATGGCTGGCGAGGCATCTGCTCCTGCTACTGCTACCTCGGTTCTGAGATTCTTGGTTGATTTGGCAAAGATGTGCCCTACCTTCTCTGCTGTTTGCAGACGAGCAGAGTTTCTAGAAAGCTGTGTTGATCTCTATTTTTCTTGTGTTAG GTCTGTTCACGCAGTGAAGATGGCAAGAGAGCTCTCTGCAAAGACAGAAGAGAAGATTTTGAATGATTGTGATGATGATATTTCACAAAACACATTCTCTAGCTTTGTTGCGGAGCAGGAACAGCCTGCAAAGACTACTATCAGTGCTGGAAGCTTCCCTCAAGCACAGGTCAGTTCAATCTCTGAAGAAATGCCTATTTCTTCGAATATCCCAGCTGAATATAAAGAAGTGATGAAGCCTAGTACATCCCAGAAGGAATTGGAGAAATCGTTCCAGGAAGATGTCCAAGTTATTCAGGGAGCAGATGGTGATAGTGCGGATCAGGTTTCTGCTGCTTCAAGCACAAATGAATTCGGCTTCAATGGTATCAAAGACAATCTGGCTATTCAACCACCAGATTCCCAGGGTTCTGTATCGCTTGCTATTCCAGATTCTCCTAGTTTATCTGAGAAATCCAATTCCAAAATCTCCCTCACGCCCTCTTCATCTCCTGTTATTTCTGCAACTTCATGGTCAAGTGCAAACCATAGTGAATCCAAAAATCCCATAATTGCTGCACCTTCCATGGAGTCTTCTATGTCTTTTAGTGCTTCTGATCAATCCTCAGACTTGAAGGCTGGTTCAGGGCCAACATCTGCAAATACAACTTTTTCTGTCAGTTCAAAGCTGCTTCTTGAAGTGGATGATTCTAGTTACAGTGGTGGCCCTTGTTCTGCTGGGGCATCTGCTATGTTGGATTTTATGGCTGAGGTGCTGGCAGACTTTTTGACAGAGCAAATTAAAGCCGCACAAGTTGTGGAGAGCCTCTTGGAAATGGTTCCACTATATGTTGAAGCTGAATCTGTGTTGGTTTTCCAAGGTTTATTTCTCGGCAGACTAATGAATTTTGTTGAAAGACGTCTCTTGCgtgatgatgaagaagatgagaaaaAGCTAGACAAGACCAAATGGTCCTCAAACTTAGATGCTTTATGCTCGATGATTGTTGACCGTGTTTACATGGGTGCTTTTCCCCAACCTGGTAGTGTACTGAAAACTCTAGAATTCTTATTATCAATGTTGCAATTAGCAAACAAAGATGGTCGTGTTGAAGAAGCAGCTCCTTCTGGCAAGGGTCTTTTGTCTATCACAAGAGGAAGCAGACAACTTGATGCTTATGTACATTCAATTCTGAAGAACACAAATAGGATGATACTCTACTGCTTCTTACCATCATTCTTGGTTACCATAGGAGAAGATGATCTTCTTTCCTCCTTGGGTCTGCTTATGGAACCCAAGAAACCAACACCCACGAGCTCTTCGCAAGAAGATTCAGGGATTGATATCTGCTATGTTTTGCAGTTATTAGTTGCTCATCGACAAGTCATATTCTGTCCAAGCAATCTTGATCCTGAACTTAATAGCTGTCTTTGtgtaaatttaatttctcttctttgtGACCAAAGGCAAAATGTACAGAACATGGCAATCGATGTGGTTAAGTATTTATTGGTTCATCGAAAAGCTTCTCTGGAAGACTTGCTTGTCTCTAAACCTAACCAAGGACAGCATCTAGATGTACTGCATGGTGGGTTTGACAAATTGTTGACTGGAAGTTTATCTGCTTTCTTTGACTGGTTTCAGAGCTCTGAACATATAGTAAATAAAGTAGTGGAGCAATCTGCAGCAATAATGTGGATGCAGCATATTGCTGTCTCTGCAAAATTTCCTGGGATAAGAATTAAAGGCATTGAGGGTCGTCGTAAGAGGGAAATGGGTAGAAGATCACGAGATACTTCAAGGTTAGACCTAAAACACCGGGAGCAAGTGAATGACAGGAGATATGCATTGGAAGTGGTTCGTGATACAATGTCCACTGAACTGAGAGTTGTCCGTCAGGAGAAGTATGGATGGGTTCTCCATGCTGAAAGTGAATGGCAAACCCATCTCCAACAACTTGTACATGAACGGGGAATATTCCCAATCCATAAATCTGCTGTGCCTGAAGAACCTGAATGGCAACTTTGCCCCATTGAGGGTCCTTATAGGATGCGTAAAAAGCTTGAGCGCTGTAGAATCAATAGTATCCAAAATGTTCTTGATGGGCAGTTGGAATTAGCTGAGGCTGAGCTCTCCAAAGGCAAACATGAGGATGGTCCTTATGATTCTGATTCTGAAGCAATATTCAATCCCTTGGATGATAGTTCTAAGCAGAATGGTGTTGACACTGAGCTATATGATGAACCATTGTACAAAGAGGCAGGTGATGCGAAGGATGTAACTTCTGTTAGAAATGACTGGATTGATGACACAGCTAGCAGTGTAAATGAAGCTAGTCTTCACTCAGCCGTTGAATTTGGTGGAAAATCTAGTGCAGTCTCCGTCCCTCTATCAGAAAGCATACCTGGAAAATCTGAATACGGATCTCCTATGCAGTTTATTAAAACTGATGAAGTCAAAGCTACAGAGGATAAATCAGATAAGGAACTGCATGATAATGGTGAATATTTAGTCAGGCCTTATCTGGAACCTCGTGAAAAGATACGGTTCAGATATAACTGTGAGCGAGTGGTAGGACTTGATAAACATGATGGCATATTTCTTATAGGGGAACTTTGTTTGTATGTAATAGAGAACTTTTACATTGATGATTCTGCGTGCATATGTGAGAAGGAATTTGAAGATGATCTCTCTGTTATTGATCGGGCGTTGGGTGTAACGAAGGACAGTATGACTTTCCAATCAAAATCAACTTCATCTTGGGCCACGGCACCGAAGACATTAGTAGGGGGAAGGGCCTGGGCCTACAATGGCGGTGCATGGGGAAAGGAGAAAGTGAGTAGCAGTGGTAATTTACCTCATCCTTGGCGTATGTGGAAGCTTGATAATGTTCATGAACTTCTGAAGCGAGATTACCAGCTACGTCCTGTTGCTGTTGAGTTATTCAGCATGGATGGATGTAATGATCTCCTGGTGTTTCacaaaagagagagagatgaaGTATTCAAAAATTTGGTTGGAATGAATCTACCTAGGAACAGCAT GTTGGACACTACCATTTCAGGATCTACAAAACAGGAAAGCAATGAGGGctctgttatttttaaaataatggcCAATTCTTTCTCAAAGAGGTGGCAAAATGGAGAAATCACCAATTTCCAGTACCTCATGCATCTCAATACCTTGGCCGGACGTGGATACAGTGATCTTACCCAATACCCAGTCTTTCCATGGGTTCTTGCTGATTATGAGAGTGAAAATCTGGACTTGTCAGATCCCAAAACCTTCCGCAAACTTGACAAACCTATGGGATGCCAGACACCAGAAGGGGAACAGGAATTTAAGAAAAG ATACGAGGGCTGGGATGATCCAGAGGTCCCAAAATTTCATTATGGTTCTCATTACTCTAGTGCTGGcattgttctttattttctgaTACGCTTACCGCCATTCAGTGCGGAAAATCAGAAGCTACAGGGTGGCCAGTTTGATCATGCTGATCGTCTTTTCAATAGCATAAGGGAAACTTGGTTGAGTGCTTCTGGGAAGGGTAACACGTCAGATGTGAAAGAACTGATTCCAGAATTTTACTACATGCCTGAGTTTTTGGAAAATAGATGTAGTTTTGACTTGGGGGAGAAACAGTCTGGTGAAAAG GTTGGTAATGTTCTCCTACCTCCTTGGGCCAACGGCAGTGCTAGGGAGTTCATCCGGAGGCACAGAGAAGCTCTAGAATCTGATTTTGTCTCAGAAAATCTGCACCATTGGATAGACCTCATTTTTGGATATAAACAAAGGGGAAAG GCGGCTGAACAAGCTGTCAACGTTTTCTACCACTACACATATGAAGGGAGTGTTGACATAGACGCAATTACAGATCCTTTAATGAAAGCCTCCATTCTAGCTCAGATCAATCATTTCGGACAGACTCCTAAGCAACTATTTCTCAAACCCCATGCGAAAAGGCGGTCTGACAGAAAGCTTCCTCCTCACCCGCTGAAGCATTCAACACTTCTTGTTGCACATGAAATACGGAAAAGCTCTTCTTCCATTACTCAGATTGCCAATTTCCATGAGAAGATTCTTGTTGCTGGGGCAAACACTTTGCTAAAACCTAGAACATTTACCAAATATGTTGCATGGGGTTTTCCTGATCGGAGCTTGAGATTTATAAGCTATGACCAAGACCGACTCCTTTCAACGCATGAGAATCTTCATTGGGGAAACCAGATTCGGTGTGCTGGTGTTAGCCATGATGGTCAAATTTTGGTCACTGGTGCTGATGATGGTTCAGTTTCTGTTTGGAGAATCAGTACGGAAGGGCCACGTGCCTCGATACGGTTGCTCTTGGAGAATGTGCTTTGTGCTCATACAGCCAAAATCACTCGTCTTCATGTCAGTCAGCCGTATATGCTGATTGTAAGTGGATCGGATGATTGCACCGTTATCATATGGGACCTGAGCTCCTTTGGATTCATTAGGCAGCTTCCCAACTTCCCAGTACCAGTTTCTGCAGTCCATGTGAATGATTTAACTGGTGAAATTTTGACGGCTGCTGGAATTCTGTTTGCTGTGTGGAGCATCAATGGGGACTGTCTAGCAGTAATTAACACATCTCAGCTGCCTTCTGATACTATACACTGTGTGACAAGCTGTACCTTCTCGGATTGGCTGGATACAAACTGGTACGTAACAGGTCACCAGAGTGGGGCCGTTAAGGTCTGGCATATGGTTCACCACACTGAGCAAGGGAACACTGAAGGCAAGTCCGCAAGCAGTGGAGCAGGAGTATTGGATTTGTGTAAGCCACCAGAATACAGATTGGTACTCCACAAAGTACTGAAGTCTCATTCGCATCCAGTTACTGCCCTTCACGTAACTTCCGACTTGAAGCAATTGCTGAGTGGCGATTCCAATGGACATTTGCTGTCGTGGACATTACCAGATATGCACTTAAAATCTTTTAAGAATCTGGGGTGA